The window TCTTCGAGGTCGGCGACGTGGAGGAAGGCTTCAAGAAGGCCGATCTCATCCTGGACGAGACGCTCTACTCGCAGTCCACGGGCCACCAGCCGCTCGAGACGCGCACCGCCATGGCTTACTGGCAGGGCGGGAAGCTGTTCCTGCACGGGTCCACGCAGAGCGTCGCCCAGACCGTGCCGAACATCGCGCGCATGACGGGCCTGAAGCCGGAAGAGGTCGTGCTCATCAGCGAGTTCACGGGCGGCGGCTTCGGCAGCAAGATCCCGGGCAGCCAGAGCATGGCCATCCCGGCGCTGATGTCCAAGAAGCTCAACGGCGTGCCGTGCATGATGCGGATCACGCGCGAGGAAGAGCACTACATCGGGCGGGCCCGCGCGGGCCTGTTCGGCCGCGCCAGGATCGGCTTCCGCAAGGACGGCCGCATCGTGGCGATGGACTTCTACACCGTGCAGGACAACGGCCCCTACAACCCGCAGGGCGACTTCCGCTCCGCCGGGGCGATGGCGTCGCTCAACTTCCAGCCGGAGACGTTCCGCTGGCGCGGGATCTCGGTGCTCACCAACACGCCGCCGCGCACGTCGCAGCGGTCGCCGGGCGGCATGCAGATGAACGCCCTGCTGGACCCGATCATGGCCCAGGCCGCGCGCAAGCTCGGCGTGGACCACGTGGAGCTCCTGAAGATCAACGCCCCGGCGGGCAAGGCGCCCTACGGGCCGCCCAATCCGCAGACCAAGAAGCAGTCCTACGTCACGCAGGCCAACGTCCGCGAGGCCCTCGACCAGGGCGCGCAGCTGTTCGGCTGGGCGGAGAAGAAGGCCGCGCTCTCGGCGAGCAACCGCCGGGGGACGAAGGTGCGCGGCATCGGCGTCGCCGTCGGCCCCTACACCGCGGGCTCGATCGGCTTCGACGGCCTGGCGATCGTGCGGCCCGATGGCAAGGTCGAAGTGCACTCGGGCATCGGCAACCTCGGCACCGAGTCGGTCATCGACTGCCAGCGTGTCTATGCCGAGGTGCTCGACACGCCGTGGGAGCAGTTCGAGGTGGTCTGGGGCAACACGAGCAAGGGCCTGCCCTGGTCGTGCGTGTCGGCCGGCAGCCAGACCGTCCACGCCATGACCCGCGCGGCGCACGCCGCGGCCACGGACCTCAAGGCCAAGCTGCAGGAGGTCGCCGCGAAGATGCGCGGCGGGTCGCCGGCCAGCTACCGCGTCTCGAACGGACGTGTCGGGCCGCTCTCGTTCGCCGAGGTGGCGAAGAAGGCCGTCGAGCTCGGCGGCAAGTACGACGGGCACGAGGGCCCCGAGGACATCAACGTGTTCACGAAGAACGCGCTGAAGGTCGTCGCCGGCCAGGGGCTGGTCGGCGTGGCCAAGGACAACTACACGCGCGACGGCAACACCCACTCGTTCGTGGCGGGCTTCGCCGAGGTCGAGGTGGACGTGGAGACTGGCGCGTGGCGCATCGTGGAGTACACGGCCGTCGGCGACGTGGGCACGATCCTGCACCCGCGCAACCTCTTCGGCCAGACCTTCGGCGGCTCGATGCTCGGGATGGGCCACACGATCTCGCAGAAGTGGGTCTACGACAAGCAGTACGGCGTGGCGCTGGCGCGCCGCTTCCACCACAACAAGCCGCCGTCCATCATGGACATCCCGGCCACCGTCAAGATCGACGCCACCAACATCCCGGATCCCGAGACGCCGGTCGGCGCCCGGGGCATCGGTGAACCGCCGGTGGGCGCGGGCTGCGGGGCGGTCGCCGCGGCCCTCGTCAACGCCCTCGGCGACGAGGCGTTCCGCCGCTACCCGATGACGCCAGATCTGCTGCTGACGTCGATCGAATCCAAGACCTGGCAGCACAGCGCGCTCGTGGCGCACATCTAAGGGGAGCATCGAATCATGGCTGTGATTCACGACATGATGTCGGCCTTCGAGCTGTTCCAGCCGGCCAGCGTGGACGACGCCCTGGGCCTGCTCGACCGCTACGGCGCCGACGCCTGGGTGATGGCCGGGGGGCTCGACAGCTTCGACTGGCTGAAGGACCGCATCCGCAAGCCGCGCTACGTGGTCGACCTGGGCGGCATCGAGGCACTGCGGGGCGTGAAGGCCTCGGGCGACGGCGTCGAGATCGGGGCGATGACGACCCTGACCGAGGTGGTCCGCGACCCGATGGTGCGCGAGAAGTTCGGCATCCTGGCGCACGGCGCCGAAGCCGCGGCCTCGCCGCAGATCCGCAACCAGGGCACCATCGGCGGCAACGTGTCGCAGGACGCGCGCTGCTGGTACTACCGCGCGGGCTGGTCCTGCTACCGCGCCGGCGGGAACATCTGCTACGCGGACACGCCGACGGCCGTCAACCGCGAGCACGCGATCTTCGGCGCCGACCGCTGCGTGGCCGTGAACCCGTCGGACACGGCGCCCGCCCTCATCGCGCTGGACGCGAAGATGGTCATCCGGTCCAGCGGCGGCGAGCGCGTCGTGGACGCGCAGGACTACTTCGTCGGCCCGGGCACCGACATCACCCGCCTCACGGCGCTGCAGCCTGGCGACCTCCTGGTCGCCATCCGCATCCCGGGCACCTGGGCGGGCAAGGAGTTCTACACGGAGAAGGTCGCCGACCGGAAGGTGTGGGACTTCCCGCTCATGAACGTCGCTTCGGCGATGATGCTCTCGGGCAACACCATCGAACGCGCCCGGATCGTCGTCAACGCCGTGGCGGCCCGGCCGATGCGGCTGGAGGCCGTCGAGGCCTTCGTGGCGGGCAAGCCCCGTAACGAGGAGACGGCGAATGCGGCGGGCGACCTGGCGGTCCAGGGCGCGGTGCCGCTCAACCACAACGCCTACAAGATCCCGCTGATGCGCAACCTCGTGAAGCGCGCCGTTCGCGGAGGAGACAACGGATGGGCATCGACTTCCTGACCCGGGGCATCAGCCCCTGGGGCCAATCGGTCTTCACACACATCTCGTGGGACCTGCTCTGGGTGTCGTTCTTCGCGGCCGTGGTGTTCCTCGGCGCGCACGCGGTCTACATGCTGCTGTCGGCCCGCACCAAGCGGCCGGCGGCCGAGGTGGACGCGCTCGAGGCGAAGCTCCCAGGCCTCCCGGCGAAGATCCAGCGGCACAGCGGCCCCGCCCGCATGTTCCACTGGGTGATGGCGGCGGCGATGTTCACGCTGCTCTTCACGTCCTTCCTGCCGATCGTGGGCGTGAAGTTCGCGTGGGTGCAGTGGCACTGGATCGCCGGCGTGGTCCTCACGGCCTCGATCCTGTTCCACGTCGTGCACGCCACCTTCTTCATGGACTTCTGGTCGATCTGGGTCGGCCCGAAGGACATCCCGGAGCTGAAGTCCGAGATCATGCGCGAGCTCGGCAAGGAGGTCAGCGGTCCGAAGGCGGCGAAGTATCCGCTCGGGAACCGGCTGTACCACCTCGCGCTCGTCGTGACCGGCCTGCTCGCCACGGGGACGGGCCTTTTCATGATGAAGAAGGTGCAGACGCCCTTCTACACGCGCGACCCCTACATCCTGAGTGACATCGCCTGGGGCTGGATGTACGTGGGCCACGGCGTGGCGGGCGTCGCCCTGGTGGGCCTCACCATGGCGCACGTCTACATGGCCATCCGGCCCGAGAACTTCTGGATCACGCGCTCGATGCTGTTCGGATCGATCACGCGCCGGGAGTATCTCCAGCACCACGATCCGGCCCGCTGGCCCGTGCCGGGCTCCGCGCCGGTCGGCGGCCGTCCGTCCGAGTAGCCGTGACGGCCCGCGAGGACATGGCGGCCCGATGCGACCGCATCGAGGAAGCCTACGAGTTCATGCTCGCGTATGCGGCGCAGGGGCTGGCGAGCGACGCCGGCTCCTCCGCCGGCGCGCAAGTGCGCCAGTTCCTGTCGCGCCTCGACGAGTCGCTGTCCGGACTCGCTGACGCGGTCCGGGCCGTGGTGGCGGCCGAGCGCGCGGACGACGCCGCGCCCTACGCCGCGTTCATCGACGTGCTGGATCGCGACGCCATTGCCGCGCAGGCGGCCGTGCGCATGGTGCTGGCCCAGCCCGGCATCAGCTCGCAGATGGTGGACAACCTGAACGCGTCCATCCACCTGCGCGCGCTCCTCACCGACGTGTTCCTCGTGGACGAGGTGCTGAAGCCCCTGCCCGCCCAGGCCTGATCGGCGGCCGGCGCAATCGACCGAGGCGGTCCGACCGGACCGCCTCGTGTCATGTACGGGTCAGGACCGGGACCGCAGCACGGTCACCATGGCCGACACGCTCTGCGGACACAGCGTCCCGGCCGCAGCATCCTTCTCGCGTTCGCCACCTGCCTGTTGCTCGCGCTGCGCCTCGCCCTGGCGGAGGCGCAAACGACATTTCCGGCCAATGCCGCGTCGCTCGGGGCGATTCCCGACGGTGGCAGCGCGACGGTGTACACCCGGCGCGCCTCGCGCGTCACGTTCTTTCGTCACCGGAATCACGCTCGTGCAGTCGGTGCGGATCTCGATGAGCGATCAGCCCGTTCCACCCATGGAGCGGCGATGTGACGGCCACGCTGATTGCGCCGGATGGCACGTCGCACGTCGTGTTCGGGCGGCGCGGCGCGACGACGGCCACTGGGAAGGGCGCGGGATCGGACCTGGCCGGTCCCTATGAATTCAGCGATCAGGCCACCCTGGACTTCTGGGCCGCGGTCGGGTCGCCGGTGCCGGCCGGGCACTACCGCACCGTGGAAGCCGGAGGCGCCGGCGCGACGGGCGCGCAGACGCTGATGAATCCGGTGTTCGCGAACCGCGGCGGCAACGGCACGTGGACGCTCCGGTTCGTCGATGGCTGGCAGGGCGACACGGGGACGGTGTCCGCGGCCTCGCTCACGCTGACCCCCGTGCCGTTCACCTCGGCCACGCCCTCCACCCTCGGCGCGATTCCCGATGGTCCGAGCAACACTTGCATGACCAACGGGCCGCCACGCATCGTCGAGTTCCCGGTCTCCGGCAAGGTCGGCCCGGTCGTGTCGGTGGCCGTGAGCGCGTCGCTGACGCACGCGTTCGTGGGCGACGTCACGGCCACGTTGGTCGCTCCGAACGGGACGACCTCCCATGTCCTGTTCGGATACACGGGCGCCACCTTCCAGGGGAGTTTCGGAGACGACTCGGACCTCTCTGGCATCTACACGTTCCTCGACGCCTCCCTGGGCAACTGGTGGACCGCCGCCGCGGCCGTCAGCTCGGTGACGCCGATCCCGTCGGGGGAGCTACCGCACGCTCGCAGATCGGGGATTCGGCGCGACCGGCGCATTGACCTCGATGAACCCGGTGTTCGCGGGCACCGAGCCCAACGGCACATGGCTCCTGCGACTGACGGACGGCTGCAATAGCGATGCGGGCTCCGTCATCGGCGCGGAGATCGTCGTCACCACGAGCGGCGTGGCGTCGCCGCCCACCGGGTCGCCGACGCCTACGCGACCGCACACGCGACGACGCTCTCGGTGCCGGCGCCGGGCGTGCTCGGCAACGATGTCGCATCGGTCGGCGGGGGCACCCTTCACGGCGGCCCTGGTCACCGGGCCGCGCACGGCACACTGACCCTGAACGCCAACGGGTCGTTCTCGTACACACCGGCGATCGGCTTCACGGGCGCCGACAGCTTCACCTACCGGCCGGTGAACGCCGGGGGGCCGGGGAGCACCGCGACCGCCAGCATCAGCGTCGCGGCGCCGATCTCGGTGCAGCCGCCGACGGCGTTCCGGGTGGACGACGTCGCCGGCAGCCAGGTGACGCTGCGGTGGGATCCGCCCGCCGCGGGCCCCGCGCCCACCGGCTATCTCATCGAGGGCGGCGTGATCCCGGGCACCACGGCCGGATCCATCCCGGTCGGCCCCGTGCCCTTCCTGAGCTTCGCGGCGCCGAGCGGCTCGTTCTTCCTGCGCGTGAAGTCGCTGAACGGCGGTAGCGCGAGCGCCGCCTCGAACGAGGTCCCGCTGCACGTGCACGCCGCCGTCGCTCCCAGCACTCCCGGCAGCGTCACCGGCCTGGCGAATGGCAGCAGCGTGGCGCTGGCGTGGAAGCTGAGCTACGGCGGCGGCGAGCCGACGGGCGTGATCCTCGACGTCAGCGGCGCGGCCGTCGCGTCGGTGCCGCTCGGGCCGGTCGAGTCGTTCGCGTTCAACGGCCTGCCCGCCGGCACCTACACTTTCGCGGTGCGGGCCACGAATGGCGCGGGGACCAGCGGAGCCTCGGCGCCCGTGACCCTCACCTTCCCCGTGGGCTGCAGCGGTGCGCCGGCGTCCCCGCGGAACTTCCTGTTCTTCAACGTGGGCAGCACGCTCCACCTGGTCTGGGATCCGCCGGCGTCGGGCCCCGCCGCGACGGCCTATCAACTCAACGTATCCGGCGTGTTCAACGGCGCGGTGCCGGTCGGCGCCGCCCGCAGCCTGAGCGCGTCGGTCCCCTCGGGCTTCTACTCGGTGAGCGTCACGGCGCTGAACCCGTGCAGCGCCAGTGCGCCCACGGGAATCCAGACGGTCGTCGTGCCCTAGCGCGGCCGGTCCGTCGGCGGCCGATGGATTCGATCGGAGGCGGTCCCACGCGGCCGCCTCGTGTTGCGTACGGGTCAGGCCCGCAGCACGGCCACCATGGCCGCCACGCTCTGCGCACAGAGCGCCCCGCCGGCGGCGTCCTTCAGGAGCATCTCGATCACGCGCTCCTTCGCGAGCCCGGCGCGGTACGGACGATCCGAGAGGAGCGCGTCGGTCACGTCGGCCACGGCCAGGACCCGCGCCGAAGGGCTGAGCGCCGCGCCGGGGAGGCCGCGATGGTAGCCGCGGCCGTCGAGCCGCTCGTGGTGCGCGGCGGCGTCCTCGGCCAGTTCCGCGAAGACGGGCACGGCCTCGAGGATCTCGAGCGTGAAGCCCGTGTGCGCCCGCATCGCCTGCCACTCCGCCGCCGTCAGCGTGCCCGGCTTGTCGAGGACGGCGTTGGACACGCCGAGCTTGCCGATGTCGTGCAGCAGCGCCGCCCGCCGCAAGCGGACGAGACGGTCGGACGTGAAGCCGAGGTGGGCGGCGGCGGCCACGGCGTACTCCGCCACACGGCGCGAGTGGTCGTGCGTGTAGGGGGACTTGGCGTCGATGACGCCGGCGAACGCCTCGACCACGCGATCGAGGCGCGCGGCGTCGGCCACGACGAGCGCCGGGGCGGGCGCAGCGTCGTGCAGGAGCCGGAGTGGCTCGGCGCCCCCGAGATGGCGCCAGAAGTGGGCGTCGTCGCAGAGGGACGCCGCGAGATCCGCGAGGGCCGGCGAGAACCAGCGCCGCCGCCGCTGCCGGGCGACACGCCGCGCCGCCTCGACGCCCCCTTCCTGCCAGAAGATCTCCAGCACCTGCGCGATGCCGATGATCTGGGCGTGGATGGGGATGCCGTCGCCGCGCAGGCCGTCCGGCTGCCCGCCGCCGTCCCAGTGCTCGTCCATCCAGCGGATGGCCGCCGCCGCGGTGGCCGACAGGCCCACGTCGAGGGCGATGGCCGCGCCGCGATCGCAGCGGATGGCGAAGAGCTCGCGCTCGGCCCGCGGACCGGCCGCGGCGAGCGACGCGAGGCGGCGCAGCCGGGGCCACCACCGTTCGCCCCTGCCGGCGTACTCAAGGCCGTAGCGAATCTTCTCCGGCCACCGCCGCCAGTCCGTCAGCCACACCGCCCGCTTGGCCGGATGGTCGTCGCCGCCGAAGAGCTGGTGGACCCGCGCCGCGTTGCTGGAACACCCGGCATCCTTCAGCAGGAGCGCGTGGAACAGGTCCGATCGGGCGGCCTCGTCGAGGCCCATCCGCTGTCCCAGGCGCATGCCGATCAGGCACGATCGCACCGCGTGGCCCTTCGGGTGCCCCTCGGTGATGTCGAGGGCCCGCGACAGGCCGGCGATGACGTCCATGACGGGGACGGAGGGCCCGGCGACGGGCGCGGCCGAGGCGGCAGGTGTCGCCACGCGCCCAGGTGCAGCAAGAGCGGTGCCTTGCGCGCTCTGACCTGGGCCTTCGCGCCGGGGCGCGCCGGGGCCGGCGGCGGGCCGTCCGTGAGGTGCCGATTCGTGGCGCCGGCGCCCCTAGACGGTCGCGACCTTCTCGACGACGAAGAAGTTGTTCTCGGTCTCCTGGATCGTCACCTCGACCCGGTACGCGAGGCCGCGATCCGGGTACTGCCGGCGGATGAGATCCACGACGTGGTCGTACACGTAGTGGGCCACGTTCTCGACGCTCGGCCCCTTCCCCTTCATCACGACGATGCCTTCCGGCTCGAACAGCGCCGGGTTCATGAACGTGGCATCCGATTCGACGACGAGGATCTTGTGGTCCAGGTCGCGCATCACCTTCTTGATGCGACCGAAGTCCAGCGACATGTCGAGATCGTCGCGGGGGAACGCCTCGGTCGAGATCGCGACGGTGCCCCGCCACGTGTGGCCGTGGACGAACCGGCACTCGCCCGGGTAGCCAAGCTGCCGGTGGCCGGTATGGAACTTGGCGTGAACGATGATCTTTTCCATGCGGTCGGCGGGCCGGCGCGCGGGGCGTCCCGGCCGGGCGCCGGCGCGGGTCCGGGACCGCACGCGGGTGCGCGGCCCCGCACGCGGCGGCTGGCGGTATCGTAGCACGCAGGCGGCTGACCTCCGGTCCCGAGACGCGCCTGTTTCTGCTATCGTCGCGGGGCGATGCCCCTCCGGCCGCCCGACCCCGGCGTTTCAGGGGAGGGGTCCGCGTTCACGGGCGATCCGGATCACCGTCTGGAACGCTCGGCCATCCTCAGCCTTGCGGCGGCGGCCGTCGCCGTGCTCCTGCCGGCCGCCCTGCGGCCGGACGCCGCCGCCTACTACCTGGCCCAGAGCGTGGTGCTCGGTCTCGGCGCCCTGACGCTCGCCGCCGTCCGCCGCCGCGTGGCGCCTCGGCGGGTGGCGCAGGGGGCGTTGGCCGTCGCGGTAGTGGTCGTGATCGCGACCGCCCTGGTCTCGGGCGGTGTCACGTCGGCCGTCTATCACGTCTACTCCGTCGCCCTGGCGGCGGCCGTCTGGCTGGTGTTCTCGCCGCGCGGGGCCGCGATCGCCACCGGCGCCATCGTCGCGCTGGGCGCCCTGCTGGCCGCGGCCACGGCCCGGGGCTGGACGCCCACGCCGTGGCTCGTGCATACACCCGCCACGGCCTGGATGACCACGTCCACGGCCACCGCCCTCGTCGCCCTCGTGCAGTGGCTGGAAGTCCACCGGCTGCGGGCCTCGCGCGAGGCGCTGCAGGACGAGCTGCACCGCAGCGAGGCCGCCCAGCGCCAGGCGTCGGACAGCGAGCGGCGCTACGCCGACGTGGTCTCGACCGTCCCCGGCGTCGTGTACGAGTTCGAGGAGCGGGCCGACGGCGCCCGCGCCTTCACGTTCGTGAGCGAGGGCGTCCGCCAGCTGTTCGGCTGCACGCCCGAGTCCCTGCTCGCGGACTGGCGCGTGCTCCCCGGCCTGATCGACCCGTCGGAGGTGGCTGCCTGGGAGGCGGCGCTGGCCGCCTCTCGCGACTCCCTGTCCCCGTGGACCTTTCGGAACGCCATCCGGACGGCCGCCGGCGACGCGCGGTGGGTCCAGGGTCACGGGGTGCCGGCGCGCGAGCCCGACGGCACCGTGCGCTGGCACGGCGTCCTCACCGACGCGACCGAGCCGGTCGCCGCCGCGCGGGCCCTGAGCGAATCGCAGGCCGCGCTCAAGCAGTCGATCTCGCTCCTGCAGAGCGCGTTCGACTCGACCGCCGACGGCCTGCTCGCCGTGGACCTCGAGGGCCGGGTGACCGGCTGCAACCAGAAGTTCCTTGCGCTATGGCGCGTGCCCGGCGTCATCGCCGCCACCCGCGATGACGACCAGCTGCTCGCGCACGTCCTCGAACAGCTCACGGATCCGGACCGCTTCCTGACCGACGTCAAGGCGATCTACGCCAGCCCGGACTCGGTGACGTTCGACACGCTCGAGTTCCGTGACGGACGCCGCTACGAGCGCTACTCGCAGCCGCAGGTGGTGGACGGCGCCGTCGTCGGCCGCGTGTGGAGCTTCCGCGACATCACCGCCCGCGTCGAGGAAGAGCGGCGGCTGGCGGCGCTCGAACAGCAGCTGCAGCAGGCGCACACGCTGGAGGCCCTCGGCGCGCTGGCCGGCGGCATCGCCCGGGACTTCAACAACCTGCTGACGATCATCATCGGGAACGCGGAGCAGGCCGCGCTCGACGAGGACGCCGCAGAGCGCGGCGAGAGCCTCGCCGCCGTCACCCGGG of the Vicinamibacterales bacterium genome contains:
- a CDS encoding xanthine dehydrogenase family protein subunit M, yielding MAVIHDMMSAFELFQPASVDDALGLLDRYGADAWVMAGGLDSFDWLKDRIRKPRYVVDLGGIEALRGVKASGDGVEIGAMTTLTEVVRDPMVREKFGILAHGAEAAASPQIRNQGTIGGNVSQDARCWYYRAGWSCYRAGGNICYADTPTAVNREHAIFGADRCVAVNPSDTAPALIALDAKMVIRSSGGERVVDAQDYFVGPGTDITRLTALQPGDLLVAIRIPGTWAGKEFYTEKVADRKVWDFPLMNVASAMMLSGNTIERARIVVNAVAARPMRLEAVEAFVAGKPRNEETANAAGDLAVQGAVPLNHNAYKIPLMRNLVKRAVRGGDNGWASTS
- a CDS encoding cytochrome b/b6 domain-containing protein, with the translated sequence MGIDFLTRGISPWGQSVFTHISWDLLWVSFFAAVVFLGAHAVYMLLSARTKRPAAEVDALEAKLPGLPAKIQRHSGPARMFHWVMAAAMFTLLFTSFLPIVGVKFAWVQWHWIAGVVLTASILFHVVHATFFMDFWSIWVGPKDIPELKSEIMRELGKEVSGPKAAKYPLGNRLYHLALVVTGLLATGTGLFMMKKVQTPFYTRDPYILSDIAWGWMYVGHGVAGVALVGLTMAHVYMAIRPENFWITRSMLFGSITRREYLQHHDPARWPVPGSAPVGGRPSE
- a CDS encoding HD domain-containing phosphohydrolase, with protein sequence MDVIAGLSRALDITEGHPKGHAVRSCLIGMRLGQRMGLDEAARSDLFHALLLKDAGCSSNAARVHQLFGGDDHPAKRAVWLTDWRRWPEKIRYGLEYAGRGERWWPRLRRLASLAAAGPRAERELFAIRCDRGAAIALDVGLSATAAAAIRWMDEHWDGGGQPDGLRGDGIPIHAQIIGIAQVLEIFWQEGGVEAARRVARQRRRRWFSPALADLAASLCDDAHFWRHLGGAEPLRLLHDAAPAPALVVADAARLDRVVEAFAGVIDAKSPYTHDHSRRVAEYAVAAAAHLGFTSDRLVRLRRAALLHDIGKLGVSNAVLDKPGTLTAAEWQAMRAHTGFTLEILEAVPVFAELAEDAAAHHERLDGRGYHRGLPGAALSPSARVLAVADVTDALLSDRPYRAGLAKERVIEMLLKDAAGGALCAQSVAAMVAVLRA
- a CDS encoding molybdopterin cofactor-binding domain-containing protein, which produces FEVGDVEEGFKKADLILDETLYSQSTGHQPLETRTAMAYWQGGKLFLHGSTQSVAQTVPNIARMTGLKPEEVVLISEFTGGGFGSKIPGSQSMAIPALMSKKLNGVPCMMRITREEEHYIGRARAGLFGRARIGFRKDGRIVAMDFYTVQDNGPYNPQGDFRSAGAMASLNFQPETFRWRGISVLTNTPPRTSQRSPGGMQMNALLDPIMAQAARKLGVDHVELLKINAPAGKAPYGPPNPQTKKQSYVTQANVREALDQGAQLFGWAEKKAALSASNRRGTKVRGIGVAVGPYTAGSIGFDGLAIVRPDGKVEVHSGIGNLGTESVIDCQRVYAEVLDTPWEQFEVVWGNTSKGLPWSCVSAGSQTVHAMTRAAHAAATDLKAKLQEVAAKMRGGSPASYRVSNGRVGPLSFAEVAKKAVELGGKYDGHEGPEDINVFTKNALKVVAGQGLVGVAKDNYTRDGNTHSFVAGFAEVEVDVETGAWRIVEYTAVGDVGTILHPRNLFGQTFGGSMLGMGHTISQKWVYDKQYGVALARRFHHNKPPSIMDIPATVKIDATNIPDPETPVGARGIGEPPVGAGCGAVAAALVNALGDEAFRRYPMTPDLLLTSIESKTWQHSALVAHI
- a CDS encoding 6-carboxytetrahydropterin synthase is translated as MEKIIVHAKFHTGHRQLGYPGECRFVHGHTWRGTVAISTEAFPRDDLDMSLDFGRIKKVMRDLDHKILVVESDATFMNPALFEPEGIVVMKGKGPSVENVAHYVYDHVVDLIRRQYPDRGLAYRVEVTIQETENNFFVVEKVATV
- a CDS encoding proprotein convertase P-domain-containing protein produces the protein MTATLIAPDGTSHVVFGRRGATTATGKGAGSDLAGPYEFSDQATLDFWAAVGSPVPAGHYRTVEAGGAGATGAQTLMNPVFANRGGNGTWTLRFVDGWQGDTGTVSAASLTLTPVPFTSATPSTLGAIPDGPSNTCMTNGPPRIVEFPVSGKVGPVVSVAVSASLTHAFVGDVTATLVAPNGTTSHVLFGYTGATFQGSFGDDSDLSGIYTFLDASLGNWWTAAAAVSSVTPIPSGELPHARRSGIRRDRRIDLDEPGVRGHRAQRHMAPATDGRLQ
- a CDS encoding ATP-binding protein codes for the protein MPLRPPDPGVSGEGSAFTGDPDHRLERSAILSLAAAAVAVLLPAALRPDAAAYYLAQSVVLGLGALTLAAVRRRVAPRRVAQGALAVAVVVVIATALVSGGVTSAVYHVYSVALAAAVWLVFSPRGAAIATGAIVALGALLAAATARGWTPTPWLVHTPATAWMTTSTATALVALVQWLEVHRLRASREALQDELHRSEAAQRQASDSERRYADVVSTVPGVVYEFEERADGARAFTFVSEGVRQLFGCTPESLLADWRVLPGLIDPSEVAAWEAALAASRDSLSPWTFRNAIRTAAGDARWVQGHGVPAREPDGTVRWHGVLTDATEPVAAARALSESQAALKQSISLLQSAFDSTADGLLAVDLEGRVTGCNQKFLALWRVPGVIAATRDDDQLLAHVLEQLTDPDRFLTDVKAIYASPDSVTFDTLEFRDGRRYERYSQPQVVDGAVVGRVWSFRDITARVEEERRLAALEQQLQQAHTLEALGALAGGIARDFNNLLTIIIGNAEQAALDEDAAERGESLAAVTRAAHRAATLVREIGEFSQPRPAERTVLRVAQAIGSALDLFPSTLPKQVAIDTTLDPDVTMFANATQVQQVVTNLVLNAVEAIGEGGGTVSVVLDEVAPDDVPADAPRPLAARYARLTVRDTGRGIGEDDLARIFDTFYTTRLDTPGSGLGLVVVQGIVRRHHGTVVVESTVGAGTTVRVYWPSFPPVDPHAGGPSAAAHGSAVDGRGRRLLVVDDEPDVARVVGEGLRRLGYDVVVATDPHEALAAFHASTAAFDAVLSDLSMPGLTGVELGRRLLDCRPDLPIVLFTGYAGELSPDEARALGFRAVLHKPMSLPVLAGAVHRALGAGPGR